In the genome of Oncorhynchus clarkii lewisi isolate Uvic-CL-2024 chromosome 22, UVic_Ocla_1.0, whole genome shotgun sequence, one region contains:
- the LOC139380655 gene encoding atypical chemokine receptor 3-like isoform X1, whose protein sequence is MSSFDLVELLDTWEDLNLTGLLENGTRVEMVGCPTAFDRSALLHSMCILYIFIFVVGLAANGLVLWVNVRSQRTTSSSSPRHETHLYIAHLAAADLCVCVTLPVWVSSLAQHGHWPFGEVACKLTHLLFSVNLFSSIFFLACMSVDRYLSVTRPADSEDGGRRRKLIRRSVCVGVWLLALVASLPDTYFLQAVRSSHGEVVLCRPVYPEEHSREWMVGVQLSFILLGFVLPFPVIALAYALLAQALSSTSCSSSAMEQERRVSRRVILAYTVVFLGCWGPYHGVLLADALSLLGLVPLSCGLENALYVALHLTQCLSLLHCCFNPILYNFLNRNYRYDLMKAFIFKYSTRTGLTRLIEQPHISETEYSAVAVENPPQI, encoded by the coding sequence ATGAGCAGCTTTGATTTGGTTGAGCTGCTGGACACTTGGGAGGACCTGAACCTCACGGGCCTCCTGGAGAATGGGACGCGTGTGGAGATGGTCGGGTGTCCAACAGCGTTTGACCGCAGCGCCCTGCTCCACTCCATGTGCATCCTTTACATCTTCATTTTCGTGGTCGGTTTGGCCGCCAACGGCCTCGTCCTCTGGGTCAATGTCCGCTCCCAGCGCACCACCTCCAGCTCCTCCCCTCGCCATGAGACCCACCTCTACATCGCTCACCTGGCGGCGGCTGACCTGTGCGTGTGCGTCACGCTGCCTGTGTGGGTGAGTTCCCTGGCGCAGCATGGCCACTGGCCCTTCGGCGAGGTGGCGTGTAAGCTCACCCACCTGCTCTTCTCTGTTAACCTCTTCAGCTCCATCTTCTTCCTGGCCTGTATGAGTGTCGACCGCTACCTGAGTGTAACACGGCCCGCCGACAGTGAGGATGGGGGCCGACGCCGGAAGCTGATTCGCCGCAGCGTGTGCGTAGGGGTGTGGCTCCTGGCTCTGGTGGCCTCCCTGCCCGATACCTACTTCCTGCAGGCGGTGAGGTCATCACACGGGGAGGTAGTGCTGTGCCGGCCGGTGTACCCAGAGGAACACTCCAGGGAGTGGATGGTGGGAGTTCAGCTGAGCTTCATCCTGCTTGGTTTCGTCCTACCCTTCCCTGTCATCGCTCTGGCCTATGCCCTCCTGGCCCaagccctctcctccacctcctgttCCTCCTCGGCGATGGAGCAGGAGCGTCGTGTGAGCCGCAGGGTGATCCTGGCCTATACCGTGGTATTCCTGGGCTGTTGGGGGCCCTACCACGGAGTGCTCCTGGCCGATGCCCTCTCTCTGCTGGGCCTGGTTCCTCTGAGCTGTGGGCTGGAGAACGCCCTCTACGTGGCGCTGCACCTcacccagtgtctgtccctgctCCACTGCTGCTTCaaccccatcctctacaacttcCTCAACAGGAACTACCGCTATGACCTGATGAAGGCCTTTATCTTTAAGTACTCCACACGTACAGGCCTGACCAGGCTCATAGAGCAGCCCCACATTTCTGAGACAGAGTACTCTGCCGTCGCCGTGGAGAACCCACCACAGATCTGA
- the LOC139380655 gene encoding atypical chemokine receptor 3-like isoform X2: MGRVWRWSGVQQRLTAAPCSTPCASFTSSFSWSVWPPTASSSGSMSAPSAPPPAPPLAMRPTSTSLTWRRLTCACASRCLCGSIFFLACMSVDRYLSVTRPADSEDGGRRRKLIRRSVCVGVWLLALVASLPDTYFLQAVRSSHGEVVLCRPVYPEEHSREWMVGVQLSFILLGFVLPFPVIALAYALLAQALSSTSCSSSAMEQERRVSRRVILAYTVVFLGCWGPYHGVLLADALSLLGLVPLSCGLENALYVALHLTQCLSLLHCCFNPILYNFLNRNYRYDLMKAFIFKYSTRTGLTRLIEQPHISETEYSAVAVENPPQI; encoded by the exons ATGGGACGCGTGTGGAGATGGTCGGGTGTCCAACAGCGTTTGACCGCAGCGCCCTGCTCCACTCCATGTGCATCCTTTACATCTTCATTTTCGTGGTCGGTTTGGCCGCCAACGGCCTCGTCCTCTGGGTCAATGTCCGCTCCCAGCGCACCACCTCCAGCTCCTCCCCTCGCCATGAGACCCACCTCTACATCGCTCACCTGGCGGCGGCTGACCTGTGCGTGTGCGTCACGCTGCCTGTGTGG CTCCATCTTCTTCCTGGCCTGTATGAGTGTCGACCGCTACCTGAGTGTAACACGGCCCGCCGACAGTGAGGATGGGGGCCGACGCCGGAAGCTGATTCGCCGCAGCGTGTGCGTAGGGGTGTGGCTCCTGGCTCTGGTGGCCTCCCTGCCCGATACCTACTTCCTGCAGGCGGTGAGGTCATCACACGGGGAGGTAGTGCTGTGCCGGCCGGTGTACCCAGAGGAACACTCCAGGGAGTGGATGGTGGGAGTTCAGCTGAGCTTCATCCTGCTTGGTTTCGTCCTACCCTTCCCTGTCATCGCTCTGGCCTATGCCCTCCTGGCCCaagccctctcctccacctcctgttCCTCCTCGGCGATGGAGCAGGAGCGTCGTGTGAGCCGCAGGGTGATCCTGGCCTATACCGTGGTATTCCTGGGCTGTTGGGGGCCCTACCACGGAGTGCTCCTGGCCGATGCCCTCTCTCTGCTGGGCCTGGTTCCTCTGAGCTGTGGGCTGGAGAACGCCCTCTACGTGGCGCTGCACCTcacccagtgtctgtccctgctCCACTGCTGCTTCaaccccatcctctacaacttcCTCAACAGGAACTACCGCTATGACCTGATGAAGGCCTTTATCTTTAAGTACTCCACACGTACAGGCCTGACCAGGCTCATAGAGCAGCCCCACATTTCTGAGACAGAGTACTCTGCCGTCGCCGTGGAGAACCCACCACAGATCTGA